The following is a genomic window from Amycolatopsis acidiphila.
GCAGGTCGAACCGGTTCGGGTCGTACAGCCCGGCGTACGGGCTGCCCTCGCCCCGGATCTCCTTGTCCAGCAACAGGCCCGCCGCGGTGCCGCCGGTCATCCCCCACTGCCCGAACCCCGTGGCGACCCACAGGTGCCGGGTACCGGGGTGGTAGCGGCCGACGTACGGCACGGAGTCCAAAGTGGACATGTCGTGTGCGGACCAGCGATGGGTCACCTTGGTGACCCCGAAGTCGGCCGCGCCGGCCGCGAGCTTGCGGTAACGGGCCTCGACGTCGACGTGCTCACCGGTGCGGTAGTGCTCGCCACCGACGATCACCAGCCCGTCGTGGCCACGCACCGAGCGGTGGGTGTCCGCGTCCAGGTACATCCCGGGCGGCGCCTTGCCCTCGCCTGCCACCACGAGATCGCGCGTCGGTTCGAGCCGCGCGAAGAAGAGGCCGCGGTCGAGGACCGGGTAGTGCGTGGCGATCACGACGTCGGCGGCCCTGACCGTGCCGCCCCGCACGTGCACCGTCGGTGTCGGCCGCTCGTCGACGCGCTCCACCCCGGCCTGCTCGATGATGACGCCGCCGAGCCCTTCGAACGCCGCCGCCAGGCCCAGCAACCACTTGCGAGGGTGGAACTGCGCCTGCCCGGTGACCCGGACGGCCCCCTCGACGGGGAACGGCAGCTCGACGTCCTGCACGAAGCTCGCGGGCAGGCCGGCTTCCGCCGCCGCGTCGGCTTCGCTCTTCAGCTTGCCGAACTGGCCGCTCCTGGTCGTGTAGACGAAGCTGTCCTGCCGGGAGAAGTCGCAGTCGAGGTGCAGCCGCGCGGAGGTGCCCGCGATCCATTCGAGCGCTTCGAGCTGGCTCTGCGCGTACTGGCGGGCGGCGTCGGCGCCCTTGCGCGACTGGAGGGTGTCGTACTTGAGCGCGTGCTGGGCGCTGATCTTCGCGGTCGTGTGTCCCGAAACCCCGCTCGCGACCTCGGCAGCCTCGACCACGAGCACCGAGCGGCCCGCGTCGGCGAGCGCGTAGGCGCTCGTCAGGCCCGCGATCCCGGCGCCGACGACCACGACGTCGACGTCGGCGGGCAACGGCCGGTTGGCCCGCTCGGGCGCCGGTGCGGTGTCCACCCAGAGGGACAAGGGTGCGGGCAGCTGCATGGCACGGGAGTGCCCGTCCCAGGCCGGCCGAAACCTAGCGCCGGCTACCGGTGATGACGAGCCACGCGTCGCTGCGGCGGCCCGGTTCGTACACCGAGTCCAGCCGTTTCGCGGTGATGCCGGTGAGGCCGTTGTCGAGGGCCGCGGCCAGCACGTCGGCACCGCCGCCCGTGTAGTGCTGCGGCACCCGCCAGCTCTCCCCCTCCAGCCCGAGCTTGCGCAGCCGACGGCGACGGCGCGTGTACGGCTGGTCGAGCTGCGACCTGCCGTCCAGGTGCAGGACGTCGAACGGCAGGTACAGCACCGGGGTTCCGGCCAGCAGCCGCTTGACCTGCCTGGGCTCGGCCTGCGCCCGCCGCCGCAGCGCCGCCTGGCTCGGCTTGCCGCCCTCCAGCGCGATCAGCTCGCCGTCGAGCAGGACCTCGGTCGAGCCGAGCTGCTCGCCGAGCCCCCTCAGCTCCGGGTACAGCGGGGTGATCTCGTCGCCGTCGCCATCGCGGATGTCGACGCGGCCACCCTCCACCCGCACCTGCGCGCGTTCCCCCGCCCAGCGGAACTCGTAGCCCCAAACGTCGTCATCCTCGGGGAGATTTCCCTTACGGGGCAACATCGGCTGCACGAACCGGGGCAGCTCGGCGAAATCCTTGCGCTGCGGCGGGTCGAGCCGCCGCACGATCCAGTCCCGCTTCTCCTGCTCGGAACGGCGGTTCACGAACAGGTACCGGCCCCGCACGCGTGAGCCGTGCAACACGACCTCGACCTTGTGCTCACCCCAGTGCAGCGTCTCGTAGCGGCCACGGTCCCAGATCTTCATCAGCCCGCCGCCGTACTCACCGGCCGGGATCTCCCCCTCGAAAGTGGCGTACTCCAGCGGGTGGTCCTCCGTGTGCACGGCGAGCCTGGTGGTGTCCGGCAGCGGCGGCAATCCCTTCGGGACGGCCCAGGACACGAGCACGCCCGCACGCTCGAAACGCACGTCCCAGTGCAGGCGGCGGGCGTGGTGCTCCTGGATGACGAACGCGTCGTCGTCACCGCGCGGGAGCACGTCCTCGGCGGGCACCGGCTCCGGGGTCCGCTTCGGATCCCGCTTCCGCCGGTACTCGCTCAGATCGGCCACGAGAAGCACCCTACCGAAAACGCGAAGTGTTTATCTCTTCCGCGTCCAGGGGACCTGAAGGGGCGTGAGTGCAGAGGAGTATGCGGTGGAGACAAAGGACATTTTCGTCCTGGGGCTGGACGAAGCGAACCTGAGAACGTTGCGGCGGGTACCGGGAGCCGAGGGATATCGGTTCCACCCGCTGCTCACGGTCGCCGATATCCAGGAAGGAGAGATCCCGATCGCCGACCTGATCGAGAAGGCCAAGCGCGAGCTCGAAGACTTCGGCGGCGAGATCGACGCGATCGTCGGTTACTGGGACTTCCCGGTCACCTCGATGGTGCCGGTCCTGTGCCGCCGCTACGGCCTGCCGAGCCCGAACCTCGAGGGCGTGATCAAGGCCGAGCACAAGTACTGGAGCAGGCTGGAGCAGGCGAAGGTCATCGACAACTACCCGAAGTTCGCCCTCGTCGACCTCGACGGCGAGGCGGAGCCGCCGGCCGGGATGAACTTCCCGATGTGGCTCAAGCCGGTGAAGTCGTTCTCCTCGGAGCTGGCCTACCAGGCGAAGAACGAGCAGGAGTTCGCCGAGGCCGTGGCCAAGATCCGCGACGGCATCGGCCGGGTCGGCAAGCCGTTCCAGTACGTGCTCGACCACGCGCCGGAGCTGGACATGCCGCCCGAGGTGGCGGACGCGGGCGCGCTGGCGTGCCTCGCCGAGGAGTCGCTGACCGGGGAACAGGCCGCGACGGAGGGCTTCGTGTACGACGGCGAGGTCACCGTGAACGGGGTGCTGGACTCGATCAACTACCCGGACAGCTCGTCGTTCCTGCGGCACCAGCTTCCTTCGCAGCTGCCGGAACCGGTGGTGCGGAAGATGGTCGACGTGTCGAAGAAGGTCATCGAGCGGCTGGGCCTCGACAACTCCACGTTCTCCATCGAGTTCTTCGCCCGCCCGGACACCGGCGAGGTGAACGTGCTGGAGATCAACGCGCGGCACTCGCAGTCGCACGCGGAGATGTTCGAGTACGTCGACGGCGTCCCGAACCACCACTGCATGGTGCAGCTGGGCCTTGGCAAGAGGCCGGAGATGCCGCACGGGCAGGGCAAGTACAAGATCGGCTCGAAGTGGTACCACCGCCGGTTCACCGACGGCATCGTGCGGCGGCTGCCGACCGAGGCCGAGATCGACCAGCTGCAGCGCGAGATCCCCGGCGTTACGGTTGATCTCGTGCCCGCCGAGGGCCAGCGACTGTCCGAGATGGACGCGCAGGACAGCTACAGTTACGAGCTCGCCTTCGTCTACGTCGGCGCCGACAGCGAAGAGGAGATGAAGGAGAAGTACCAGCGCACCATCGACGCGCTGCACTTCGAGTTCGACGAGGTTTGAAGGTGACGTGGTTTGCGTGGTGGTGCGGGTAGCGGTGCAACCTGCGTGAATCCGCCGCTTCGAGACTACGAAGGAGGAATGGCCTATGCGCGCGGTCAGCTCCCTGCCGTACGAGATCACCGAGGACGAGCACGTCTGGATCACGGTCTCCGACGGCACCCGGCTCTCCGCGCGGATCTGGCGACCGCTCTGTTCCGACGACCAGCCGGTCCCCGGGATCCTCGAGTACATCCCCTACCGCAAGCGCGACCTGACCGCGGGCCGCGACTCGATCCACCACCCCTACCTCGCCGGGCACGGCTACGCCTGCGTCCGGGTCGACATCCGGGGCACCGGCGAGTCGGAGGGCGTGCTGGTCGACGAGTACCTGGAACAGGAGCAGCGTGACGCCGAGGACGTGCTGGAGTGGATCGCGGACCAGCCGTGGTGCGACGGCAAGACCGGGATGATGGGCATCTCCTGGGGCGGGTTCAACTCGCTGCAGGTCGCCGCGCGCAAGCCGCCGAGCCTGCGTGCGATCGTCATCTCCTCGTTCACCGACGACCGGTACTCCGACGACTTCCACTACATGGGCGGCTGCATGCTGTCGGACAACCTCGGCGAGGCGGGCACGATGTTCGCCTACAGCACGCTCCCGCCCGACCCGGCGCTCGTCGGCGACCGGTGGCGCGACATGTGGCAGGAGCGGATCGAGGCGTCCGGGCCGTGGGTCGACGAGTGGCTGCGCCACCAGCGCCGGGACGACTACTGGCGGCACGCGTCGGTGTGTGAGAACTACCACGACGTCCGGGTCCCGGTGCTCGCCTCCAGCGGCTGGGCGGACGGCTACTCCAACGCCGTCATGCGGCTGCTGGGCGGCCTGGACGTGCCGCGCAAGGGGCTGATCGGGCCGTGGTCGCACAAGTACCCGCACCTGGGCGAGCCGGGCCCGGCGATCGGCTACCTGCAGGAGGTCGTGCGCTGGTGGGACCACTGGCTCAAGGACGCCGACAACGACGTCATGGCCGGGCCGATGCTGCTGACCTGGATGCAGGACAGCGTGCCGCCGTCCACCTCGTACGAGGACCGGCCCGGCCGGTGGGTCGGCGAGCCGGCCTGGCCGTCGCCGCACGTCAAGCCGTCCACGCACTGCCTGGCCCCGCACCGGATCGCCCGGCCCGGCGAGGAGATCCCGAACGAAGGGCTCAGCGTCGAGTCACCGCTGTCGGTCGGCCAGTTCGCCGGGAAGTGGGCCTCCTACAACGCCCCGCCGGACCTGCCCTACGACCAGCGTGAGGAGGACGGCGGCTCGCTGGTGTTCGACACCGACGAGCTCACCGAGACGTGCGAGATCCTGGGCGCGCCCGTGGTGCGGCTGGAGGTGTGCGCGGACAAGCCGGTCGCGATGGTCGCCGCGCGGCTGTCGGACGTCGCGCCGGACGGGCGCGCGACCCGGGTGACCTATGGCCTGCTCAACCTCACCCACCGCGACGGCCACGACAACCCGCAGCCGCTGGAACCGGGGAAGCGGTACCAGGTCGAGCTCACCCTCAACGGGGTCGCGCAGTCGTTCCCGCCCGGGCACCGGATCCGGCTGTCGCTGTCGACCTCGTACTGGCCACTGGCCTGGCCGCCGCCGGAGGCCGCGCGGCTGACCGTGTTCACCGGCGCCAGCACACTGACCCTGCCGGTCCGGCCGGTCGGCGAGGCGGACGAGGTGGGCCCGCACGTGTTCGGCGAGCCCGAGGGGTCGCCGCCCATCTCGACCACCCAGGTGCAGCCGGGGGCGCAGCGCTGGCAGGTGACGCGTGACCTGGTCTCCTACGAGCAGTCGCTGGAGATCCTCAAGGACTCCGGCACCGAACGGTTCGACGACATCGACCTGGAGGTGTCGCGGCGGGCTTACGAGTGCTACACCTCGGTGGCCGACGACTTCGCGTCCCCGGCGGGCAAGACCGACTGGTCACTGACGTTCCGCCGAGGGGACTGGGAGGCGCGCACGGACACGCGGATCCTGCTGACGTGCACGGCGAAGGAGTTCGTGCTGCACGCGCAGCTGGACGCCTACGAGGGGCCGCACCGGGCGTTTTCGCGGAACTGGCGGCACACCTTCCCCCGTGACCAGGTGTGATCCCGGAGCAGTCCGGGTAGCCCTGCGAGCGTGAAGCCGAGCCTGCATGCCAGGACCATGATCGCCGCGATGCGCGTGACGCGGCGCAAGCAGACGTTCGCCGACGTCGCGAAGCTGCACTGGAGTCTCGAACCGAGGCAGCAGCCCGCGGACGCGGAGCCACCCGACTCGGTCCGGGAACAGGTGCTGGTCACCAAGCAGGAGATCGGCGATCGGCCGGTGTACACGCTGCGGCCGCGGCGGGGGTACTCGTCGCGGCACGTGCTGTACTTCCACGGCGGCGCCTACGTGCACCAGATCCAGAAGGACCACTGGTCCTTCCTGGCGCGGCTGGTCACGGAGACGGGCTGCACCGCGACCGCGCCCCTGTACCCGCTCGCGCCCACCAACCGCTATGACGACACCATCGCCGTGGTCAAGGCCGTCTACAAGGAGAAGCTCAGCGGCCTGCACAGCGACGACCAGATCCTGATGGGCGACTCCGCCGGCGGCGGGCTCGCGCTGGTGCTCGCGCAGTCGCTACGGGACGAGGGCAGCCCGCAACCGAAGGAGATCGTGCTGCTCTCGCCGTGGCTCGACATCACCATGAGCGACCCGGCGCAGCACGAGTACGACAAGCACGACCCGTACCTGGGCATTCCCGGCCTGCTGGAGGCGGGGCGGCTGTACGCGGGGGCGCTGGACCCGGCCGATCCCCTGGTCAGCCCGCTCACCGGTGATCTCACCGGGCTCGGGTCGCTGAGCGTGTTTATCGGCACCCGTGACGTCCTGCTGTCCGACGCCCGGCGCTTCCGGGCGAAGGCGGCCGCAGCGGGCGTTCCGGTGGAGTACTGGGAGTACGAGGACATGTTCCACGCCTGGATGATCGCGAGCCTCCCGGAGGCGAAGAAGGCTTCGGCGCGAATCGCGGACCTGATCGTCCGGGGAGGACGCAGGTGACTGTACCCACCGCTTCCCGGCTCGACACCCTGAAGGTCGCCGCGACCGTGCTGGGCCCGACGCTCGCGGGTGGCGTCATCAAGCGCCGTCCGAAGATGATGGGGCTGCTGGAGAAGATGCAGGCCGACACGAATGCCGTGCGGCTGATGCAGGACCTGCGGTCGCGTTACCGGGCGCCGCTGGTGGAACTGGCGGTGCCAGGGCGGTCGTTCGCGCTGGTGCTCTCGGCCGACGAGGTCGGGCGCGTGCTGGCGGAGTCGCCGGAGCCGTTCAGCCCGGCGAACCTGGAGAAGCGGGCGGCGCTGGAGAAGTTCCAGCCACACGGCGTGCTGATCTCGAAGGGGGGCGAGCGGGCGCGGCGCCGGGCGTTCAACGAAAAGGCGCTGGAGACGCCCCAGCCGCTGCACCACCTGACGCCGGTGGTGCAGGCGAAGATCCAGGAGGAGGTGGCCGCGCTGCCGGCCGCCGGGACACTGGACTGGGAGCAGTTCGCGGCGGTGTGGTGGCGCATCGTGCGGCGCGTGGTACTGGGCGACGGCGCGCGTGACGACAACACGACGACCGAGCTGCTGGACCGGTTGCGGCGGTCGTCGAACTGGGCTTACCTCACGCCGCGGCACAGCGGACTGCAGGAGCGGGTGCTGGCCCGGTTGCGGGGGCACCTGACGCGGGCCGAGGCGGGCAGCCTGGCCGAGGTGATCGCGCAGACGCCGCAGAGCGACGACGATGATCCGGCGAGCCAGGTGGGACACTGGCTGTTCGCCTTCGATGCGGCGGCCATGGTGAGCTTCCGGGCGCTGGCACTGCTGGCCACACATCCGCAGGCGCGGGAGCAGGCGCTCGCGGAGACGCCGCCGGACCTGCCCCACCTGCGGGCGAGCGTCCTCGACACGGTGCGCCTGTGGCCGACGACCCCGGCGATCCTGCGTGATATCACGAAGGAGATCGACGACCTGCCTGCCGGCACCGGGCTGCTGGTGTACACCCCCTTCTTCCATCGCGACGACCAGAACCTGCCATACGCGCACAGTTTCGTGCCGGAGATCTGGCTTGACGGGCGGGCACAGCAGAACCCGGCGCTGGTCCCGTTCAGCGCCGGCCCGGGCGAGTGCCCGGCACGGAACCTGGTGCTGATGGTGACGAGCGTGTTGCTGGCGGCGCTGCTGGAGAAGCGCGACTTCCTGTTGACCTCGGGGCAGAAGCTCGGGCCGGCGCACGCACTGCCGTCTACTTTGGACAACTTCGGCCTGACCTTCTCGGTACGACCACGCCGTTAGGCGCAGCCACCACCCGCCCATGGCGACCCGGCAACGGCCAGCCCCCCGCGAAGGCGAACCCGGCAACGGCAGCCAGGACTGGCCGCGCCCGGCCGCCCCCTCACGCCGCTACTCCCCCCACCACAACCGCAGGGCGTTCTCGCTCGCCACTGCCTCCCGCACCGACGGAGGCAAACCGCCGAGGAGGCGCTCCAGCGGTTTCATCCGCTGCGCCCAGTTCTCCGGCCGCCCGACCAGATCCGTGCCCAGCACGAAGCGGTCCGGGTGGCGGGTGATCAGTTCCGTCCACTCCGGCCGGGGCGAACCGTCGCCGCTGAGGACGAGGTCCAGCAGCTGCCACGACACGTCCGCGTGCAGCCGCGGGTGGCGCTCCAGCAGGTCGGCCAGCACCTCGTGCTGCCGCCGCGGCTCAACCCGCCGGGAAACGCCAGCGTGGCACCAGACGACCGTCGTCCCGGAGTGCCGCGAAAGCATCCGGTCGAGCTGCCCGACGTACTCGTGCTCGCCCGGCCGGCCGGGGGAGCTGCTGTCGTGGTGCACCGCGATCGGGCACTCCTGCCCGGCGGCGAACTCGAACACCGAGTCCAGCGCGGGATGCGCCGCCGACGGGTTCTCGCCGTGCGTGAGGTTCGTGAGGTCGTCGTGCCGCAGCATGACCTCGCCGATGCCGCGCCAGCAGTCGTGCCGCGACCAGACCAGCTCGATCTGGTCCATCGCCACTTGGTCGGTCGGGTCGAACCCGCACAGGGTCGCCGCGAACCGGCCCGCGGGCAGCTGGGCTGCCAGGCTCGCGACCAGCTCGTCGGTCAGCGAGAAGTAGTAGCACGGCGAGTTGCCGTCGAGGTAGTAGTGCGGCCGCCGCGGCTCGTTCGAGGGCCACTTCTTCTTCATGGGCAGCCCGAAGATCACCGCCCGGTCGACCCCGGCCGCCGTCATCCCGCGGACCAGCCCATCCGCGTCGGCCGGCTGCTGCAGGAAGTCGACCACGTGCACATGCGTATCGACGAACACAAGTCACAGCATGGCAGGCGCGGCCTTCAGATCGGCGACCAACGCGGCATACGCACTGTCGCGATCGGGCGCGCGCAGCACCGAGGACGGGTGCACCGTGGACAGTATCTGCTCCGGATGCCCGCCGAACTCCTCGGGGGCCTCGACCAAAGTGCCCCGGTGCTCGGTGACCTTGAACGAGGGCCCCATGAGCGCCGAGGCCGCGGTCGCCCCCAGCAGCACCACCAGCCGGGGCCGCACGGCGTTCAGCTCGGCCACGAGCCATGGACGGCACGCCACGATCTCGCCACGCGAGGGCTTCTTGTGGATGCGCTGCTTGCCGCGCTCGGAGCGGGTGAACTTGAAGTGCTTGACGGCGTTGGTCACGTAGACCTCGCCGCGGTCGATACCCGCCTCCACGAGCGCCCGGTCGAGCAGTTTGCCCGCCGGCCCGACGAAGGGCTCGCCCTCGCGGTCCTCGCGGTCGCCCGGCTGCTCCCCCAGCATCAGTACCTTGGCCCGCTTCGGCCCACCGCCGAACACGGTCTGCGTCGCGTCCTGGTAGAGGTCGCAGCCGCGGCACGAGCGGGACGCCTCCCGCAGCCGGGACAGCTCGGTGCTGTCCGGCACGAACTCGGAGGCGTCCCGCTTGACCCTTGTCCCCGCCATGACGTCAGCTCGGCCGCTGGACGTCACCACGCCACGAGCCGGTCTCGCCGCCTCGGTGCTCGATGAACTCCTTGAACCGGCGCATGTCGTTCTTGACCCGGCGGTCGAGCACGCCCAGCTTGTCGCCGACGTTCTCGGCGAAGCCCTCGGGGTCTATGTCCATCTGCGCGGTCACCCGCGTGGTCGAGTCGTTCAGCCGGTGGAAGGTGATGACACCGGCGTGGTTCGGCCCGCTGTCCGAGCGCCAGGCGACCCGCTCGTCGGGGTGCTGCTCGGTGATGGTCGCGTCGAACTCGCGGGTGGCGCCACCTACCTTGGTGACCCAGTGCAGGTGGGTGTCGTCGAGCTGGCGGATCTGCTCGACGCCCTCCATGAACTGCGGGAACGACTCGAACTGGGTCCACTGGTTGTACGCGGTGGTCACCGGGACGTCGACGTCGACGGTTTCGGTGATCGTGCTCATGTGCTGGCTCCCTTCTCGACTCCCCTTTCGGGTACCTCGTCGGGGCGCGTCTACACGTCGCCGGCGGGTCTGGCGAGTCTCGCGAGCATGGCGTCCAGGTGGGCGCGGGCGCGTTCGGGCTGGTCGTCGGGGTTCTGGACGACCGCGACGAGCCGGTCGGCGAGCTCGCGCAGCTTGATGTTGGCCCGCTGCGAGGTGTTGATGAGCAGGTCGAACGCCGCCGCCGAGCCGCAGCCGTAGGCGAACATGATCATGCCCTTCGCCTGCTCGATCGTGGCGCGGGACGCCATCGCCCGCTGCAGGCCCGCCGCCTCCCCCGCCAGCTCGGAGAGGTGCTCGGCCTCGCGCAGCCGGGCACTGGTGAGGTCGACGTAGTAGCCGTGGACGGCGGTCGGCACTTCGTTCTCGGTGTCGGCGTTTCCGACCACGACCACCGCGCGGGTGCCCTCGTCGGCGGCCGCGATCCGCTGCTGGCTGCCGAACGCCTCACCGCTGCGGCGGACCGCCTCGAAGAGCTCGACCAGGGCCGGGTGGTCCTTGGGGTGCCCGTGCTTGGCCAGCAGCTCCAGGCTCGGGGTGACCGAGCCTGGCTGATAGCCGTACATGAGGTAGATCTCCGAGGACCAGGACCAGGTGTCGGTGCGGAGGTCCCAGTGGTACATCCCGACCTGGTCGGCGCTCTGGCCTCCGGGCAGCGCGGACAGCGGATCCGGCTTGGTGGGCATGGGGAAGCGGCTCCTGTGCAAAAGCTCTGACTACACGGGTGCCACGCTGCTGGACAGTCCCAGGAAGCCAGATCATAGCCGGGAGATCGTCAGGCCCTGCCGCCCGTTCACCGGAAATCCACCCGTCCGCGCCGCGTCACGCCGAAGGCTGCAGCAGCACCTTGATCACGCCGTCCCGCTTCTGCTGGAACATCCGGTAGGCCTCGGGCGCGTCCTCGAGCGGCAGCCGGTGCG
Proteins encoded in this region:
- a CDS encoding FAD-dependent oxidoreductase, whose product is MQLPAPLSLWVDTAPAPERANRPLPADVDVVVVGAGIAGLTSAYALADAGRSVLVVEAAEVASGVSGHTTAKISAQHALKYDTLQSRKGADAARQYAQSQLEALEWIAGTSARLHLDCDFSRQDSFVYTTRSGQFGKLKSEADAAAEAGLPASFVQDVELPFPVEGAVRVTGQAQFHPRKWLLGLAAAFEGLGGVIIEQAGVERVDERPTPTVHVRGGTVRAADVVIATHYPVLDRGLFFARLEPTRDLVVAGEGKAPPGMYLDADTHRSVRGHDGLVIVGGEHYRTGEHVDVEARYRKLAAGAADFGVTKVTHRWSAHDMSTLDSVPYVGRYHPGTRHLWVATGFGQWGMTGGTAAGLLLDKEIRGEGSPYAGLYDPNRFDLRSSLKLAENNSQVTLHLVGDHLRAAVAPGDVPSVGEGKVTRRGTQLVASYRAADGNLRSVSARCTHLGCLVAFNNAEKTWDCPCHGSRFGTDGSVIQGPATKALPPVPD
- a CDS encoding DNA polymerase ligase N-terminal domain-containing protein, producing the protein MADLSEYRRKRDPKRTPEPVPAEDVLPRGDDDAFVIQEHHARRLHWDVRFERAGVLVSWAVPKGLPPLPDTTRLAVHTEDHPLEYATFEGEIPAGEYGGGLMKIWDRGRYETLHWGEHKVEVVLHGSRVRGRYLFVNRRSEQEKRDWIVRRLDPPQRKDFAELPRFVQPMLPRKGNLPEDDDVWGYEFRWAGERAQVRVEGGRVDIRDGDGDEITPLYPELRGLGEQLGSTEVLLDGELIALEGGKPSQAALRRRAQAEPRQVKRLLAGTPVLYLPFDVLHLDGRSQLDQPYTRRRRRLRKLGLEGESWRVPQHYTGGGADVLAAALDNGLTGITAKRLDSVYEPGRRSDAWLVITGSRR
- a CDS encoding ATP-grasp domain-containing protein, with protein sequence METKDIFVLGLDEANLRTLRRVPGAEGYRFHPLLTVADIQEGEIPIADLIEKAKRELEDFGGEIDAIVGYWDFPVTSMVPVLCRRYGLPSPNLEGVIKAEHKYWSRLEQAKVIDNYPKFALVDLDGEAEPPAGMNFPMWLKPVKSFSSELAYQAKNEQEFAEAVAKIRDGIGRVGKPFQYVLDHAPELDMPPEVADAGALACLAEESLTGEQAATEGFVYDGEVTVNGVLDSINYPDSSSFLRHQLPSQLPEPVVRKMVDVSKKVIERLGLDNSTFSIEFFARPDTGEVNVLEINARHSQSHAEMFEYVDGVPNHHCMVQLGLGKRPEMPHGQGKYKIGSKWYHRRFTDGIVRRLPTEAEIDQLQREIPGVTVDLVPAEGQRLSEMDAQDSYSYELAFVYVGADSEEEMKEKYQRTIDALHFEFDEV
- a CDS encoding CocE/NonD family hydrolase encodes the protein MRAVSSLPYEITEDEHVWITVSDGTRLSARIWRPLCSDDQPVPGILEYIPYRKRDLTAGRDSIHHPYLAGHGYACVRVDIRGTGESEGVLVDEYLEQEQRDAEDVLEWIADQPWCDGKTGMMGISWGGFNSLQVAARKPPSLRAIVISSFTDDRYSDDFHYMGGCMLSDNLGEAGTMFAYSTLPPDPALVGDRWRDMWQERIEASGPWVDEWLRHQRRDDYWRHASVCENYHDVRVPVLASSGWADGYSNAVMRLLGGLDVPRKGLIGPWSHKYPHLGEPGPAIGYLQEVVRWWDHWLKDADNDVMAGPMLLTWMQDSVPPSTSYEDRPGRWVGEPAWPSPHVKPSTHCLAPHRIARPGEEIPNEGLSVESPLSVGQFAGKWASYNAPPDLPYDQREEDGGSLVFDTDELTETCEILGAPVVRLEVCADKPVAMVAARLSDVAPDGRATRVTYGLLNLTHRDGHDNPQPLEPGKRYQVELTLNGVAQSFPPGHRIRLSLSTSYWPLAWPPPEAARLTVFTGASTLTLPVRPVGEADEVGPHVFGEPEGSPPISTTQVQPGAQRWQVTRDLVSYEQSLEILKDSGTERFDDIDLEVSRRAYECYTSVADDFASPAGKTDWSLTFRRGDWEARTDTRILLTCTAKEFVLHAQLDAYEGPHRAFSRNWRHTFPRDQV
- a CDS encoding alpha/beta hydrolase, producing MKPSLHARTMIAAMRVTRRKQTFADVAKLHWSLEPRQQPADAEPPDSVREQVLVTKQEIGDRPVYTLRPRRGYSSRHVLYFHGGAYVHQIQKDHWSFLARLVTETGCTATAPLYPLAPTNRYDDTIAVVKAVYKEKLSGLHSDDQILMGDSAGGGLALVLAQSLRDEGSPQPKEIVLLSPWLDITMSDPAQHEYDKHDPYLGIPGLLEAGRLYAGALDPADPLVSPLTGDLTGLGSLSVFIGTRDVLLSDARRFRAKAAAAGVPVEYWEYEDMFHAWMIASLPEAKKASARIADLIVRGGRR
- a CDS encoding cytochrome P450 is translated as MTVPTASRLDTLKVAATVLGPTLAGGVIKRRPKMMGLLEKMQADTNAVRLMQDLRSRYRAPLVELAVPGRSFALVLSADEVGRVLAESPEPFSPANLEKRAALEKFQPHGVLISKGGERARRRAFNEKALETPQPLHHLTPVVQAKIQEEVAALPAAGTLDWEQFAAVWWRIVRRVVLGDGARDDNTTTELLDRLRRSSNWAYLTPRHSGLQERVLARLRGHLTRAEAGSLAEVIAQTPQSDDDDPASQVGHWLFAFDAAAMVSFRALALLATHPQAREQALAETPPDLPHLRASVLDTVRLWPTTPAILRDITKEIDDLPAGTGLLVYTPFFHRDDQNLPYAHSFVPEIWLDGRAQQNPALVPFSAGPGECPARNLVLMVTSVLLAALLEKRDFLLTSGQKLGPAHALPSTLDNFGLTFSVRPRR
- a CDS encoding amidohydrolase family protein, translating into MFVDTHVHVVDFLQQPADADGLVRGMTAAGVDRAVIFGLPMKKKWPSNEPRRPHYYLDGNSPCYYFSLTDELVASLAAQLPAGRFAATLCGFDPTDQVAMDQIELVWSRHDCWRGIGEVMLRHDDLTNLTHGENPSAAHPALDSVFEFAAGQECPIAVHHDSSSPGRPGEHEYVGQLDRMLSRHSGTTVVWCHAGVSRRVEPRRQHEVLADLLERHPRLHADVSWQLLDLVLSGDGSPRPEWTELITRHPDRFVLGTDLVGRPENWAQRMKPLERLLGGLPPSVREAVASENALRLWWGE
- a CDS encoding UdgX family uracil-DNA binding protein (This protein belongs to the uracil DNA glycosylase superfamily, members of which act in excision repair of DNA. However, it belongs more specifically to UdgX branch, whose founding member was found to bind uracil in DNA (where it does not belong), without cleaving it, appears to promote DNA repair by a pathway involving RecA, rather than base excision.), producing the protein MAGTRVKRDASEFVPDSTELSRLREASRSCRGCDLYQDATQTVFGGGPKRAKVLMLGEQPGDREDREGEPFVGPAGKLLDRALVEAGIDRGEVYVTNAVKHFKFTRSERGKQRIHKKPSRGEIVACRPWLVAELNAVRPRLVVLLGATAASALMGPSFKVTEHRGTLVEAPEEFGGHPEQILSTVHPSSVLRAPDRDSAYAALVADLKAAPAML
- a CDS encoding SRPBCC family protein, with amino-acid sequence MSTITETVDVDVPVTTAYNQWTQFESFPQFMEGVEQIRQLDDTHLHWVTKVGGATREFDATITEQHPDERVAWRSDSGPNHAGVITFHRLNDSTTRVTAQMDIDPEGFAENVGDKLGVLDRRVKNDMRRFKEFIEHRGGETGSWRGDVQRPS
- a CDS encoding ANTAR domain-containing protein, with protein sequence MPTKPDPLSALPGGQSADQVGMYHWDLRTDTWSWSSEIYLMYGYQPGSVTPSLELLAKHGHPKDHPALVELFEAVRRSGEAFGSQQRIAAADEGTRAVVVVGNADTENEVPTAVHGYYVDLTSARLREAEHLSELAGEAAGLQRAMASRATIEQAKGMIMFAYGCGSAAAFDLLINTSQRANIKLRELADRLVAVVQNPDDQPERARAHLDAMLARLARPAGDV